One Rosa chinensis cultivar Old Blush chromosome 5, RchiOBHm-V2, whole genome shotgun sequence genomic region harbors:
- the LOC112202535 gene encoding protein PSY3: protein MGFGGSRVCMFLLLVYALSSSARNLILFPDREMVVIIESTEGISMGLDDYPDPGPNPRHDPPPSHPPPPNGKSGKVDGDKDDGA, encoded by the exons ATGGGCTTTGGAGGAAGTCGAGTGTGCATGTTTCTCTTGCTTGTCTATGCCTTAAGCTCTTCTGCCAGGAACTTGATTCTATTTCCAG ATCGTGAGATGGTAGTGATAATCGAGAGCACGGAGGGCATATCCATGGGACTAGACGACTATCCTGACCCAGGTCCTAATCCTCGACATGATCCGCCCCCTTCTCATCCCCCTCCCCCTAATGGCAAATCCGGCAAAGTTGACGGTGACAAGGATGATGGTGCATGA
- the LOC112164083 gene encoding mucin-5AC-like, producing MKLQISKEETSAWCSELEQTATSFHSEILHKLRQLRLERIAQVMEPSVPTSSVSIISPPVTQPVSSVLQFGTIDSYKTAPTTVHDAADTTIIGHVGSLPLPAATTSTSAAVKTTSPSPAARGVVLEPKSVPVITAPIASTTVGLATSRQPSTSLAGLLSSTTASSLCAPLLSSISLSRTSSVLLSSAAQSGMGSSKSTKVGAAEVGNWVG from the coding sequence ATGAAGCTCCAAATTTCGAAAGAAGAGACATCGGCGTGGTGCAGTGAACTTGAGCAAACTGCAACGTCGTTTCATTCCGAGATACTACACAAGTTGAGGCAACTGCGTTTGGAGCGAATAGCTCAGGTGATGGAGCCTTCGGTGCCGACTTCTTCTGTTTCGATCATATCTCCGCCGGTGACTCAACCTGTCTCTTCGGTGTTGCAATTTGGGACCATCGATTCTTACAAAACAGCACCAACAACTGTACATGATGCTGCCGACACCACCATTATTGGCCACGTCGGATCTCTACCACTACCAGCAGCAACAACCTCCACCTCTGCTGCCGTCAAGACCACCAGTCCTTCACCAGCAGCAAGAGGTGTGGTACTCGAACCAAAATCAGTACCAGTCATTACAGCCCCCATCGCCTCTACAACAGTGGGTTTGGCCACCTCACGCCAACCATCTACCTCCCTCGCTGGGCTATTATCATCCACCACCGCCTCCTCATTATGCGCACCATTATTAtcctcaatctctctctcacGGACCTCCTCAGTCTTATTATCCTCAGCAGCTCAATCGGGAATGGGCAGCTCAAAGTCCACCAAGGTTGGTGCAGCAGAAGTCGGGAACTGGGTTGGCTGA
- the LOC112168145 gene encoding GPI-anchored protein LLG1 has product MTTCSYRSSCHYLIFFFFLILLGLASTSSATFISYGIFEPPRGSFGRSLLQTKKNCPVNFENQNYTILTSTCKGPNYPPKICCEAFKKFACPFADQISDEKSDCAATMFSYINIYGKYPPGLFSSQCREENKIGLKCADAEPPKPSTASTVMAASATHLALTTAFLLLSLHFF; this is encoded by the exons atgacTACTTGTTCATATCGATCATCATGTCATtatctcattttcttcttcttcctaatcCTCTTGGGCTTGGCTTCAACCTCCTCCGCCACCTTCATTTCCT ATGGTATATTTGAGCCTCCTCGTGGATCCTTTGGACGTTCCCTTCTTCAAACCAAAAAAA ATTGCCCTGTGAACTTTGAGAATCAGAACTACACAATCCTTACAAGCACGTGCAAGGGACCAAATTACCCACCCAAAATCTGTTGTGAAGCTTTCAAGAAATTTGCCTGCCCTTTTGCAGATCAGATTAGTGACGAAAAAAGTGATTGCGCTGCAACCATGTTTAGCTACATAAACATCTATGGGAAATACCCTCCTGGCCTGTTTTCATCTCAATGTcgtgaagaaaataaaattggtCTTAAATGTGCTGATGCTGAGCCACCAAAACCCAGCACAGCTTCCACGGTGATGGCCGCATCAGCTACTCACTTAGCACTCACCACTGCCTTCCtattattatctttacatttcttttga
- the LOC112168146 gene encoding PHD finger-like domain-containing protein 5A, translating into MAKHHPDLIMCRKQPGIAIGRLCEKCDGKCVICDSYVRPCTLVRVCDECNYGSFQGRCVICGGVGISDAYYCKECTQQEKDRDGCPKIVNLGSAKTDLFYERKKYGFKKR; encoded by the coding sequence ATGGCCAAGCATCACCCCGATTTGATCATGTGCCGGAAGCAACCGGGGATTGCCATTGGGCGGCTCTGCGAGAAGTGTGATGGTAAGTGTGTCATATGCGACTCTTATGTGCGCCCTTGCACCCTTGTGAGGGTTTGTGATGAATGCAACTACGGATCATTTCAGGGTCGTTGTGTTATCTGTGGAGGAGTCGGGATTTCTGATGCTTACTATTGCAAAGAGTGTACACAGCAGGAGAAAGACAGGGATGGATGCCCAAAGATTGTCAATTTAGGAAGTGCCAAAACAGATCTCTTTTATGAACGGAAGAAATACGGTTTTAAGAAGAGATGA
- the LOC112166240 gene encoding gibberellin 2-beta-dioxygenase 6 has protein sequence MSFESYPPPFRNLLQPPLSSPAQILDSGWGALNSDPIPVVDLQCLELGDCKLLEEPCKQWGLFRLVNHGVPESLLSQAQDYARTLFSLTFESKQALITSPLSYFWGTPALTPTGAALSAEKLQNINLVEGLNIPLSQLPRFQTDDPRIASFCHVLEEYGRHLARIGRTLFKGMSTSLSLDPIEYESNLSESTGLVRVYRYPHWPSKYKKENKSAWGMDVHTDSSVLSILNQDEVGGLEVLKDNQWFTVKPIANTLVVNLGDMMQAISDDEYTSVKHRVKVNEYRERISICYFVFPGENSVIRSSNYKPFTYRDFQEQVQKDIKTVGYKVGLNRFKLRDAC, from the exons ATGAGCTTCGAATCTTACCCTCCTCCATTTCGCAACCTACTCCAACCGCCACTGAGCAGCCCGGCCCAGATCCTCGATTCGGGATGGGGTGCCCTTAACTCGGATCCTATACCCGTCGTGGATCTTCAGTGCCTTGAGCTTGGGGACTGCAAGCTTCTTGAGGAGCCTTGTAAGCAATGGGGACTTTTTCGTTTGGTCAACCACGGAGTTCCTGAAAGTCTTTTGAGTCAAGCACAGGACTATGCCAGAACGCTTTTTTCTCTTACCTTTGAATCCAAACAGGCCCTTATTACTAGCCCTCTGTCTTACTTCTGGGGTACCCCTGCCCTTACTCCAACTGGGGCGGCGTTATCGGCCGAAAAACTCCAGAATATCAATTTGGTCGAAGGTCTCAACATCCCTCTGAGTCAACTGCCTCGATTTCAAACTGACGATCCTAGAATTGCTTCTTTCTG CCATGTGCTAGAAGAATATGGGAGGCATCTAGCTAGAATTGGCAGAACCCTATTTAAAGGTATGTCCACGAGCCTGAGTTTGGATCCAATTGAATACGAGTCAAATTTATCAGAATCTACTGGTTTAGTACGTGTATACCGATACCCACATTGGCCTTCGAAatataagaaagaaaacaagTCTGCATGGGGAATGGACGTGCACACTGACAGTTCCGTGCTGTCCATACTGAACCAGGACGAGGTCGGTGGCCTTGAAGTGCTCAAAGACAATCAGTGGTTCACTGTGAAACCCATTGCCAACACACTGGTCGTCAATCTTGGAGATATGATGCAG GCGATAAGCGATGATGAATACACAAGTGTGAAACACAGGGTAAAGGTGAACGAATACAGAGAGCGCATTTCAATTTGCTACTTTGTGTTTCCTGGCGAAAACAGTGTGATTCGAAGCTCAAACTACAAGCCTTTTACTTACAGGGATTTTCAAGAACAAGTGCAGAAAGACATAAAGACTGTTGGCTATAAGGTTGGCCTTAACAGATTCAAGCTTAGAGATGCTTGTTAA